Proteins from one Pontibacter korlensis genomic window:
- a CDS encoding LptF/LptG family permease, producing the protein MKLLDKYILKKFLTTYVFTVLILVSVILVIDFTEKNDDFIKTNPSVSEILFDYYLNLIPFYANMLSPITVFIATVFVTAKLASHTEIVAILSSGISFRRFLVPYLIGSSLIGATIFVLIGWVIPNANKESVAFQVKYIKSPFTYDSRNIHIKIGPETYVYMESYNNSAHIGYNFALETINDTNLSKKLSASSISWNAEKEKWHINQYTLRTFDGEKETIYKGANLDTTLNLWPKDFESTYKLEQTLTLTQLNDYINEKIERGADDIETYLIEKYERFSYPFAIIILTVIGVIVSARKARGGVGFQIALGFFLAFIFIIFVITSRSLAQVGDIAPQVAAWIPTIVFTGIGFLLYRYVPR; encoded by the coding sequence TTGAAGCTCCTCGATAAGTACATATTAAAGAAGTTCCTGACCACCTATGTATTCACGGTGTTGATACTGGTGTCCGTTATTCTGGTGATAGATTTCACTGAGAAGAACGACGACTTCATTAAGACCAACCCGAGCGTATCAGAGATCTTGTTCGACTATTACCTGAACCTGATCCCATTCTACGCTAACATGCTCAGCCCTATCACGGTGTTTATTGCCACGGTCTTTGTTACGGCCAAGCTGGCCTCACATACCGAGATTGTGGCTATTCTGAGCAGCGGCATCAGCTTCAGGCGATTTTTGGTACCTTACCTTATCGGCTCCTCTCTAATAGGCGCGACAATCTTCGTGCTGATTGGTTGGGTAATTCCAAATGCCAACAAAGAGAGTGTAGCTTTCCAGGTGAAGTATATCAAGAGTCCTTTCACCTACGATAGCCGCAATATCCACATCAAGATTGGACCGGAGACTTATGTGTACATGGAGAGCTATAACAACTCCGCACACATCGGCTACAATTTTGCCCTCGAAACGATCAACGATACAAACCTGAGCAAAAAACTTAGCGCCAGCAGCATCTCGTGGAATGCAGAGAAAGAAAAGTGGCACATTAACCAGTATACCCTGCGCACTTTCGACGGAGAGAAGGAGACTATTTACAAAGGAGCTAACCTGGATACTACGTTAAATCTCTGGCCAAAAGACTTTGAGAGTACCTATAAGCTGGAGCAAACCCTTACACTGACGCAGCTCAACGATTACATTAACGAGAAGATAGAGCGTGGCGCAGACGATATAGAGACTTACCTCATTGAGAAGTATGAACGTTTCAGTTATCCGTTTGCCATTATCATTCTTACTGTAATTGGAGTAATTGTAAGTGCCCGCAAGGCACGCGGTGGTGTTGGCTTCCAAATAGCCCTAGGGTTTTTCCTAGCATTCATCTTTATAATTTTCGTGATCACCAGCCGAAGTTTAGCGCAGGTTGGCGATATTGCACCGCAAGTCGCTGCCTGGATTCCGACTATCGTATTTACAGGTATAGGCTTTTTATTGTACCGTTACGTACCGCGCTAA
- the tgt gene encoding tRNA guanosine(34) transglycosylase Tgt, which produces MQFNLVATDPQSKARAGVVQTDHGAIETPIFMPVGTAGTVKAVHQRELKEDIKAEIILGNTYHLYLRPGLDILEQAGGLHKFNGWDRPILTDSGGYQVFSLAGTRKIKEEGVKFKSHIDGSTLNFTPENVMDTQRTIGADIIMAFDECTPYPCDYTYAKQSMERTHRWLQRCVDRFDSTEPKYGYNQTLFPIVQGSTYKDLRIQSAETIASFGREGNAIGGLSVGEPAEMMYEMTEVVCDILPKDKPRYLMGVGTPANILENIALGVDMFDCVLPTRNARNGMLFTTQGIVNIKNKKWADDFSPIDAELGGYVSTFYTKAYLRHLIHSTEYLAGQIASVHNLTFFLWLVKQARQQILNGTFRDWKDMMVKKLMTRL; this is translated from the coding sequence ATGCAATTTAACTTAGTAGCTACAGACCCGCAGTCCAAAGCCCGAGCCGGTGTGGTGCAAACTGACCACGGAGCGATCGAAACGCCAATTTTCATGCCTGTGGGCACGGCTGGTACTGTGAAGGCAGTGCACCAGCGCGAACTGAAAGAGGATATAAAAGCTGAGATCATCCTCGGCAACACTTACCACTTATACTTGCGCCCAGGCTTAGACATTCTGGAACAGGCAGGCGGCCTTCATAAATTTAACGGCTGGGACAGGCCTATCCTGACCGACAGCGGCGGATATCAGGTTTTCTCACTGGCAGGTACTCGTAAAATCAAGGAAGAAGGTGTCAAGTTTAAGTCGCACATCGACGGCTCTACACTGAATTTTACACCAGAGAACGTGATGGATACGCAGCGCACGATCGGTGCCGACATCATCATGGCTTTTGACGAGTGTACCCCCTACCCTTGCGACTATACTTATGCCAAGCAATCTATGGAGCGTACGCACCGTTGGCTACAGCGCTGCGTGGATCGCTTCGACAGCACAGAACCTAAGTATGGCTATAACCAAACGCTTTTCCCTATTGTGCAGGGCAGCACTTACAAGGATCTGCGCATACAGTCGGCAGAGACAATTGCCAGCTTTGGCCGCGAGGGCAACGCCATTGGCGGCCTTTCAGTAGGTGAGCCGGCCGAAATGATGTATGAGATGACTGAGGTAGTGTGCGACATACTGCCGAAGGACAAGCCGCGTTACCTGATGGGTGTGGGTACACCTGCCAACATACTGGAGAATATTGCACTGGGTGTGGACATGTTCGATTGCGTACTTCCAACCCGCAATGCCCGTAACGGCATGTTGTTCACCACACAGGGCATCGTTAATATTAAAAACAAGAAGTGGGCCGATGACTTTAGCCCGATTGATGCGGAACTGGGTGGCTATGTGAGCACCTTCTATACAAAAGCGTACTTGCGACACCTAATCCACAGCACAGAGTACCTGGCCGGGCAAATCGCCAGCGTGCACAACCTTACTTTCTTCCTGTGGTTGGTAAAGCAGGCCCGCCAGCAAATCCTGAATGGAACTTTCCGCGACTGGAAAGACATGATGGTAAAGAAACTGATGACTAGGCTCTAA
- a CDS encoding glycosyltransferase: MIPLILLGVLALCVLVQLYFAFFRFLPLANYKDPESNVQRPVSVIIAAHNEQDNLFELLPVLLDQDYPEFEVLLVNDRSDDDTEFYTYELERQYPNFRVVTIKKTPDYLNSKKYALALGIRAAKYEHLLFIDADCRPCSKNWIAKMQAGYANGAEVVLGYSPYAQLKGFLNHLIRYETLLTGIQYLSQANAGRAYMGVGRNLSYTKACFFKNKGFASHIKLMGGDDDLFVRDAASNSNVSIVIDKEAQTISTPKKTFKEWVVQKRRHLSVGGRYRAADKRRIGAYIASNILFYILFFILLVLNSHLAILGALVGVRYLTVFPVYLATARRLDDKISLLLMPLLDLVYFVNYLFLGISVLLYKQFRWK; this comes from the coding sequence TTGATACCACTTATACTCCTCGGGGTACTGGCGCTGTGTGTGCTGGTGCAGTTATACTTTGCCTTTTTTAGATTTCTGCCTTTAGCCAATTACAAGGATCCGGAATCAAACGTGCAGCGGCCGGTGTCAGTCATTATTGCGGCTCATAACGAGCAGGACAACCTGTTTGAATTATTGCCAGTTTTGTTGGACCAGGACTACCCTGAGTTTGAGGTGCTGTTAGTGAACGACCGCTCTGATGACGATACTGAGTTTTATACTTATGAGCTGGAGCGGCAGTATCCTAACTTTAGAGTGGTGACAATCAAAAAGACCCCTGATTACCTGAATTCGAAGAAATATGCCTTGGCTTTGGGCATACGGGCAGCCAAATATGAGCACCTGCTGTTTATAGATGCAGACTGCCGCCCATGCTCAAAGAATTGGATAGCAAAAATGCAGGCAGGCTATGCCAATGGCGCAGAAGTAGTACTTGGCTATTCTCCGTATGCACAATTAAAAGGATTTTTGAATCACCTCATCCGATATGAAACCTTGCTGACCGGAATTCAGTATTTGTCTCAAGCAAACGCAGGTCGCGCATATATGGGCGTTGGCCGAAACTTATCTTACACCAAGGCGTGTTTCTTTAAGAACAAAGGGTTTGCATCTCATATCAAGTTAATGGGCGGCGACGATGATCTTTTTGTTCGCGATGCCGCCAGCAATAGTAATGTTAGTATTGTTATCGACAAAGAGGCGCAGACAATCAGCACTCCTAAAAAGACGTTTAAGGAGTGGGTCGTTCAGAAACGAAGACATTTGTCGGTTGGAGGGCGGTACAGAGCAGCAGACAAAAGAAGGATAGGAGCTTATATAGCATCAAACATACTTTTTTACATACTTTTCTTTATTCTTCTTGTTCTAAATAGCCATTTAGCTATATTAGGAGCGCTTGTAGGCGTTCGTTACCTTACGGTTTTTCCAGTTTATCTGGCGACCGCCCGTAGATTAGATGATAAGATATCCTTGTTGCTGATGCCCTTGCTGGACCTGGTTTATTTCGTAAACTACCTGTTCCTTGGGATATCTGTGTTACTGTATAAACAATTCAGATGGAAGTAA
- a CDS encoding RNA polymerase sigma factor, translated as MEVNKQFSAKAKHDFKLIQAAVEENDEKAYAELMSIYKKPVYHVVLKMVRNADDAEDLTIEAFAKAFKNLHKFNPEYAFSTWLFRIATNNCIDFIRKNRIKTMSIDSAIKIDNGDEITIDFKDKNLNPQEEAIKNQKIEIMQYVVAKLPEKYQRLVTLRYFNELSYEEIATELNAPLGTVKAQLHRARELLYDMVKNKKHLI; from the coding sequence ATGGAAGTAAATAAACAATTCTCTGCGAAAGCAAAGCACGATTTTAAACTTATACAGGCGGCGGTAGAAGAGAACGATGAGAAGGCTTACGCCGAGCTCATGAGCATCTACAAAAAACCTGTATACCACGTGGTGCTGAAAATGGTGCGCAACGCCGATGATGCGGAGGACTTGACGATAGAAGCTTTTGCCAAAGCTTTCAAAAATCTGCACAAGTTTAACCCAGAGTACGCCTTCAGTACCTGGCTGTTCCGCATTGCCACCAACAACTGTATCGACTTTATTCGCAAAAACAGGATCAAGACCATGTCTATCGACTCAGCCATTAAGATTGACAATGGCGATGAGATTACGATCGACTTCAAGGATAAGAACCTCAACCCGCAGGAGGAAGCTATAAAGAACCAGAAGATTGAGATTATGCAGTATGTGGTAGCTAAGCTGCCGGAGAAGTATCAGCGCCTTGTTACACTGCGTTACTTCAACGAGCTAAGCTACGAGGAGATCGCTACAGAGCTGAATGCTCCGCTAGGTACTGTAAAAGCCCAACTGCACCGCGCCCGAGAGTTGCTCTATGACATGGTGAAAAACAAGAAGCACCTCATCTAA
- the rsmG gene encoding 16S rRNA (guanine(527)-N(7))-methyltransferase RsmG — MPYSTTIRTLLSGYFPELTEDQLQKYEKMGEMYQEWNQKINVISRKDMDQLGVHHILHSLGIAKVVQFPEHTSVMDVGTGGGLPGLPLAVMFPEVKFHLVDSIGKKIHVVQEIARELHLQNVTASHTRAEQVRDKYDFIISRAVTRLANFWPWVMNSFKKTGLETEGLYYLKGGDLQEELAESGLITQTHNLSDYFNEEFFETKKVIYVPLKR, encoded by the coding sequence ATGCCTTACTCTACCACCATTCGTACCTTGCTCTCCGGTTACTTCCCAGAGCTTACTGAAGACCAACTGCAGAAGTATGAAAAGATGGGAGAGATGTACCAGGAGTGGAACCAGAAAATTAACGTGATATCCCGCAAGGATATGGATCAGTTGGGTGTGCACCATATTCTCCACTCATTGGGCATTGCGAAGGTCGTACAATTCCCGGAGCATACGTCGGTAATGGATGTGGGCACAGGGGGAGGTCTGCCAGGCTTGCCATTGGCAGTAATGTTTCCGGAAGTAAAGTTTCACCTGGTGGATTCTATTGGTAAGAAGATACACGTGGTGCAGGAAATTGCCCGCGAGCTACACCTGCAAAATGTTACGGCCTCTCATACCCGTGCAGAGCAGGTGCGCGATAAGTACGACTTTATCATAAGCCGAGCTGTTACCAGGCTTGCTAACTTTTGGCCATGGGTGATGAACAGCTTTAAGAAAACCGGACTTGAGACCGAAGGGCTGTATTACCTGAAAGGCGGCGACCTGCAGGAAGAACTGGCCGAGTCAGGACTTATCACTCAAACGCACAACCTGAGCGACTACTTTAACGAGGAGTTTTTCGAAACAAAAAAAGTAATCTACGTGCCGCTGAAAAGATAA
- a CDS encoding YheT family hydrolase has protein sequence MPLLPSKHKAPFYLFNGHLQTIIPSLFRQVEGVQYERERLLTPDDDFIDADWSIVGSNTLLILSHGLEGDTGRPYITGMVKAFNTEGIDALAWNYRSCSGEPNKLLRSYHLGASDDLDFVVRHALATKRYKTVYLVGFSAGGNITLKYLGEDPQQVPKQIKRATVFSTPIDLKSSALKISKIYTQRFLRTLGRKLEQKQQMYPGEIDLSGYSLSWSFPEFDNRYTAPIHGFKDAAEYYARSSSKQFLKNIQVPTLLVNAKNDPFLAPECYPIEEARDNPNFYLEMPEQGGHVGFAVDFRKDRYYSEERAVKFLLEEK, from the coding sequence ATGCCACTATTACCATCCAAGCATAAAGCACCCTTCTATCTCTTTAATGGTCACCTGCAAACAATTATTCCCAGCTTATTCCGACAGGTGGAAGGGGTGCAGTATGAGCGGGAACGGTTGCTTACACCTGATGATGATTTTATAGATGCAGACTGGTCGATAGTTGGCTCTAATACGCTGCTCATACTCTCTCACGGCTTAGAAGGAGATACAGGCCGGCCCTACATAACAGGTATGGTGAAGGCTTTTAACACTGAGGGTATAGATGCCCTAGCATGGAACTACCGCAGCTGCAGCGGTGAGCCGAACAAACTGCTCCGCTCCTACCATCTCGGGGCCTCTGACGACCTTGATTTTGTAGTGCGCCACGCCTTGGCCACCAAGAGGTACAAGACAGTTTACCTGGTCGGTTTTAGTGCCGGCGGAAACATCACACTAAAGTACCTGGGTGAAGATCCGCAGCAAGTACCAAAGCAAATTAAGCGCGCAACGGTGTTCTCTACACCTATAGACCTAAAGAGCTCGGCTCTGAAAATATCAAAGATTTACACTCAGCGCTTCTTAAGAACATTAGGCCGGAAGCTAGAGCAAAAGCAACAGATGTACCCAGGTGAGATAGACCTCAGTGGCTATAGCCTTTCCTGGTCATTCCCTGAGTTCGACAACCGCTATACTGCCCCCATCCATGGGTTTAAAGATGCGGCGGAATATTACGCCCGCTCCAGCTCTAAGCAGTTCCTGAAAAACATTCAGGTGCCAACGCTGCTGGTTAATGCCAAAAACGATCCTTTCCTGGCTCCGGAGTGCTACCCGATAGAGGAAGCGAGGGATAATCCTAACTTTTACCTGGAGATGCCTGAGCAGGGCGGGCATGTAGGCTTTGCCGTTGATTTCCGGAAGGACAGGTACTACTCTGAGGAGCGAGCAGTTAAGTTTTTGTTGGAAGAGAAGTAG
- the rpsT gene encoding 30S ribosomal protein S20 gives MANHKSALKRIRANNAKRLRNRYQAKTTRTFIKKLRNTTDKAEAQELYKTVSSMLDRLAKKNIIHKNKAANNKSKLAKFVNSIAA, from the coding sequence ATGGCTAACCACAAGTCGGCATTAAAGAGAATTAGAGCGAATAACGCTAAACGTCTTCGTAACAGATACCAGGCGAAAACTACTCGTACTTTCATTAAGAAGCTGAGAAATACAACTGACAAGGCCGAGGCGCAGGAACTGTACAAGACAGTTTCTTCTATGCTTGACCGTCTGGCTAAGAAAAACATCATCCACAAAAACAAAGCAGCTAACAACAAGTCTAAACTGGCTAAGTTCGTTAACAGCATCGCTGCTTAA
- the pyk gene encoding pyruvate kinase encodes MDITFNKTKVLATVGPASNSYERLVALVQEGVNAFRLNFSHGAYEEHKVVIDHVREINRQHNTNICLVQDLQGPKIRLGDVENGSVEIIEGQRIKLTCDGSISTAERLSTIYTGLAKDVKPGDSILLDDGKLELKVISTDQELEVETEVVYGGIVKPRKGINLPHSRVSAPSLTEKDIEDLHFGLDNDVEWVALSFVRKVEDIHEIKRIIQERGKDTRVIAKIEKPEAIENIDEIIEATDAIMVARGDLGVEVGMERVPMIQKMLVEKCNQAAKPVIVATQMMESMIVNPRPTRAETNDVANAVLDGAHCLMLSAETAVGAYPVETIRSMTLTIRTVEEHSNVFNRTFTPNPESETFLSDSLVANACNLARDTNAKAVIGMTKSGYTAFQLAKYRPQAHIFVFTENHRLLNTLNLVWGVRGFYYNKFESTDNTITDIKETLLNEGHLQKGDIFINTASMPINEQKRTNMIKLSIA; translated from the coding sequence ATGGATATTACATTTAACAAGACAAAAGTTCTGGCCACCGTAGGGCCAGCAAGTAATTCCTACGAGCGCCTGGTGGCCCTCGTGCAGGAAGGTGTAAATGCGTTTCGTCTGAACTTCTCGCATGGCGCGTATGAAGAACATAAGGTAGTAATCGACCATGTACGCGAAATCAACCGCCAGCACAACACCAACATCTGCTTGGTGCAGGACCTTCAGGGACCAAAGATCAGACTAGGTGACGTGGAGAACGGCAGCGTCGAGATCATAGAAGGACAGCGCATCAAACTGACATGCGATGGTTCTATCAGCACTGCAGAAAGACTCTCTACTATTTACACTGGCTTGGCAAAAGACGTGAAGCCAGGAGACTCTATCCTTCTGGACGATGGCAAGCTGGAGCTAAAAGTAATATCTACCGACCAAGAGCTTGAAGTAGAGACAGAGGTAGTGTACGGTGGTATTGTAAAGCCTCGTAAAGGTATTAACCTGCCCCACTCAAGGGTTTCTGCTCCGTCTCTTACAGAGAAAGACATTGAAGACCTTCACTTCGGCCTTGACAATGATGTAGAATGGGTAGCTCTTTCTTTTGTTCGTAAAGTAGAAGACATCCACGAAATCAAGCGTATTATTCAGGAGCGCGGCAAAGACACTCGCGTGATCGCCAAGATCGAAAAGCCTGAAGCTATCGAGAATATTGACGAGATCATTGAGGCGACAGACGCTATCATGGTTGCCCGTGGTGACCTGGGTGTTGAAGTAGGCATGGAGCGTGTACCTATGATCCAGAAAATGCTGGTAGAGAAATGTAATCAGGCTGCTAAACCTGTTATTGTTGCTACCCAGATGATGGAAAGTATGATCGTTAACCCTCGCCCTACACGTGCAGAGACAAACGATGTAGCGAATGCAGTACTTGATGGTGCACACTGCCTGATGCTAAGTGCTGAGACAGCCGTAGGTGCCTACCCTGTTGAGACGATCCGCAGCATGACCCTTACTATTCGCACAGTAGAGGAGCATTCCAATGTATTCAACAGAACTTTCACGCCTAACCCTGAGTCTGAGACTTTCCTGAGCGATAGCTTAGTAGCAAACGCCTGTAACCTTGCCCGCGACACAAATGCCAAGGCTGTTATTGGTATGACGAAGTCTGGCTACACAGCTTTCCAGCTGGCTAAGTACCGTCCGCAGGCACATATCTTTGTTTTCACAGAAAACCACAGACTGCTTAACACCCTGAACCTGGTGTGGGGAGTACGTGGCTTCTACTATAACAAGTTTGAGTCTACTGATAACACTATCACAGACATCAAAGAGACACTTCTCAACGAAGGCCACCTGCAGAAAGGTGACATATTCATCAACACTGCAAGCATGCCAATCAACGAGCAGAAGCGCACTAACATGATCAAGTTAAGTATAGCTTAA
- a CDS encoding IPExxxVDY family protein produces MRTHRLNIEYDYSFDLYGLVTSVKDYKLAWVLNRLLDLRLTKQKDLCYDLFGKDRLLISNFQYITEYSEVRLFRNRALGSPTLRKPFLLPDIKEYDYVLQITGAMQQLHPQELTKKLLRVPLVQYVKKFDPLTLKFKENLIF; encoded by the coding sequence ATGAGGACGCACCGCCTGAACATAGAGTATGATTATAGTTTTGATCTGTACGGTTTGGTAACGTCAGTGAAGGATTATAAGTTAGCATGGGTGTTAAACCGCTTGCTGGATTTGCGCCTGACAAAGCAAAAGGACTTGTGTTACGACCTCTTCGGAAAAGACCGCTTGCTGATCTCTAACTTCCAGTACATCACTGAGTATAGCGAAGTGCGGCTTTTTCGCAACAGGGCGCTTGGCAGCCCGACCCTGAGGAAACCTTTTTTGCTGCCAGACATTAAAGAGTATGATTATGTGCTGCAGATAACCGGGGCAATGCAGCAACTGCACCCTCAGGAACTCACAAAGAAATTATTGCGGGTTCCGTTAGTGCAATACGTAAAGAAGTTTGACCCTCTCACTTTAAAATTTAAGGAGAACCTGATTTTCTAA
- a CDS encoding acyl carrier protein, with protein sequence MSEIAEKVKAIIIDKLGVEESEVTPEASFTNDLGADSLDTVELIMEFEKEFNVSIPDDQAENISTVGQAVSYLEEHAK encoded by the coding sequence ATGTCAGAAATCGCAGAAAAAGTAAAAGCTATCATCATCGATAAGCTTGGTGTTGAAGAATCAGAGGTAACTCCAGAGGCGAGCTTCACAAATGACCTTGGTGCTGATTCACTGGATACAGTTGAGCTTATTATGGAATTCGAAAAAGAATTCAACGTATCTATTCCAGATGATCAGGCTGAAAATATCTCTACTGTAGGTCAGGCTGTTAGCTACCTGGAAGAGCACGCGAAGTAA
- the fabF gene encoding beta-ketoacyl-ACP synthase II, which translates to MELKRVVVTGLGALTPLGNTVSEYWNGLINGVSGAAPITRFDASKFKTQFACEVKGYDPEKYFDRKEARKMDLFTQFAMVVADEAVADASLVEGNYNPDRVGVIWGSGIGGLRTFQEECVNFANGDGTPRFNPFFIPKMIADISAGHISIKHGFRGPNFVTVSACASATNAIIDSFNYIRLGMADVIVTGGSEAAVTEAGIGGFNALKALSERNDSPETASRPFDNDRDGFVLGEGAGALILEEYEHAKARGAKIYAEIIGGGMSADAHHITAPHPEGLGALNVMKNVLRDANIKPEEVDYINVHGTSTPLGDISEVKAIKTVFGDHAYKLNISSTKSMTGHLLGAAGAIEAIASIMAVQNNVVPPTINHFTDDENIDNRLNFTFNKAQEREVKVALSNTFGFGGHNTSVIFRQFND; encoded by the coding sequence ATGGAGCTTAAGAGAGTCGTAGTTACTGGGCTAGGCGCACTCACGCCACTTGGAAATACCGTCTCAGAATATTGGAACGGATTAATCAATGGTGTGAGTGGCGCTGCGCCTATCACACGCTTTGATGCGAGTAAATTTAAGACCCAATTTGCCTGTGAGGTAAAAGGATACGATCCAGAAAAATATTTTGATCGTAAAGAGGCTCGTAAAATGGACCTATTTACGCAGTTTGCGATGGTCGTGGCCGATGAGGCTGTGGCCGACGCAAGCTTGGTAGAGGGAAATTATAATCCTGACCGTGTAGGTGTGATCTGGGGCTCTGGTATCGGAGGCTTACGCACCTTTCAGGAGGAGTGTGTGAACTTCGCCAATGGCGACGGTACTCCACGCTTCAACCCATTCTTCATTCCTAAGATGATTGCCGACATCAGTGCCGGTCATATCTCTATCAAGCATGGCTTCCGCGGACCAAACTTTGTTACCGTTTCAGCTTGTGCTTCTGCAACCAACGCTATTATCGACTCATTTAACTATATCCGTTTGGGTATGGCAGATGTGATCGTGACAGGTGGTTCTGAAGCTGCTGTAACAGAGGCTGGTATTGGAGGCTTTAATGCTCTAAAAGCCCTTTCTGAGCGCAACGACTCTCCAGAAACTGCATCACGCCCGTTCGACAATGACCGCGACGGCTTTGTACTGGGTGAAGGTGCTGGTGCCCTGATACTGGAAGAGTATGAGCACGCCAAAGCGCGTGGCGCTAAAATTTACGCCGAGATAATTGGTGGCGGCATGTCTGCCGATGCTCACCACATCACGGCTCCACATCCTGAAGGTTTAGGCGCACTTAACGTTATGAAAAACGTATTGCGCGACGCCAACATTAAGCCGGAGGAGGTTGATTACATCAACGTTCACGGTACATCCACTCCACTTGGTGACATCAGCGAGGTGAAAGCGATTAAAACAGTTTTTGGCGACCATGCCTATAAACTTAACATCAGCTCAACTAAGTCGATGACAGGCCACTTGCTGGGTGCCGCCGGTGCCATAGAGGCTATTGCTTCTATTATGGCTGTGCAGAACAATGTAGTGCCACCTACCATTAACCACTTCACCGATGATGAAAACATCGACAACCGCCTGAACTTTACGTTCAACAAGGCGCAGGAACGTGAAGTAAAAGTTGCCTTGAGCAATACTTTTGGTTTTGGTGGTCATAATACCTCTGTTATATTCCGTCAATTCAACGATTAG
- the rnc gene encoding ribonuclease III, producing MFGPFKPVRRAYHRLFNKDKALVRALSGIIGSTPDNLRLYKLALTHTSFARQNSAGKHETNERLEFLGDAILGAVVAEHLFKKFPYEDEGFLTEIRSRIVNRESLNHIAVKIGLNLLVMVDTTNHGMRHKSVNGNALEALVGAIYLDKGYNTTRHFILGKLIKPHVDLHKLVSTTANFKSKLIEWAQSQNLEIRFDIIKRKQQGNTTEFTSEVYIDEKPIAVGVGLSKKKADQAAAEKGLEYLKIS from the coding sequence GTGTTTGGGCCTTTTAAACCAGTTCGGCGCGCTTACCATCGGTTATTTAACAAAGACAAAGCCTTAGTACGTGCGCTCTCTGGAATTATTGGCAGTACCCCCGATAACCTGCGACTCTACAAGCTCGCCCTTACCCATACGTCCTTTGCCCGGCAGAACTCTGCAGGTAAGCACGAAACAAACGAGCGACTGGAGTTTTTAGGAGACGCCATTCTAGGTGCCGTGGTGGCTGAACACCTGTTCAAGAAGTTTCCTTATGAGGATGAGGGCTTCCTGACAGAAATCCGCTCACGCATTGTAAACCGTGAGTCGCTGAATCATATTGCCGTTAAAATTGGATTGAATCTGCTGGTAATGGTGGATACAACCAACCATGGCATGCGGCACAAGTCGGTTAACGGTAATGCATTAGAGGCCTTAGTAGGAGCTATCTACCTGGATAAAGGTTATAACACTACCCGCCACTTTATACTTGGCAAACTCATTAAGCCACACGTAGACCTGCATAAGCTGGTAAGTACTACCGCGAACTTCAAGAGCAAGCTTATTGAATGGGCGCAGAGCCAAAACCTTGAAATCCGCTTTGACATCATCAAACGCAAGCAACAGGGTAATACAACAGAGTTTACATCTGAGGTATACATTGATGAAAAACCCATTGCCGTTGGCGTAGGTCTCTCTAAGAAAAAAGCTGACCAAGCTGCGGCCGAGAAGGGACTGGAGTATCTGAAGATTTCTTAA